The following are encoded in a window of Psilocybe cubensis strain MGC-MH-2018 chromosome 4, whole genome shotgun sequence genomic DNA:
- a CDS encoding Transcription-associated protein 1: MAAPSQMEQTSSSVASAATSDLDIRMSRIADPNIELRVRHNVACEIREILDTMRDSDSARSLPRLVRPLLDLLRSGEPSFQKESSEYQFRRVQFEILNRLPVNEAFRSLVPPMFSCMLHILRHDNEENGVNACKTMVDLIRNYRVVTEDSLTEFVSIFQDALRSMKDLVAEYLQEDSALVDSNVSLPASRSFKALGEMGMVMVIMSQVHRNLVVSNLQSTTTHAFEMLALESPVQNQARVNYEAMGGIWAGMSPDIKNMSMYHDLIQAQIKMLSYLAYVMRFPGELADSYGETLILSALRLLQDCPSNGIAMRKELMVVFRHLMGTPHRRALFNSLDKLFDEKVLLGTAVASQEALRTTVYTAVADLVHHVKNDLTASQLERIVHVYSSMMHNPAFGYNLHTLFAKMMFGLADVIVAKETSQGAARLLETMFETCLEKLEGLCVVQADVSGLLERNKQKDSIVDQWPDVTIIEKARPIGGAVNYIEKPEDILVGKMVFRTLLHGFRVCLNSLKKCDAPPPDGTLIFRFFEASIRCMSLFESDPRVPEQNEPIDWFGHALTEVNLHVFQEVWTHKIEFFFERAQKRIMLLNVCQFLFSRDTTSATLLAIVLRFLVDRLPLLGDHDDLTAAATIRLYKMAFGAVSAHPVSNEEILAAHVSKLLMDCFPLAAKATKPANYFHLLRALFRAIGVGGGRYEKLYNAVVPLLPDMLESLNRQLLATDGQTRDMIVELCLTVPLRLTHLLPHLTYLMQPLALALRGNPDLVSQGLRTLELCIDNLTPDFLDPTLSTVLRDLMEALFNHLKPLPAPHHPAHTTIRILGKLGGRNRRLLNKEPALTYRHHSESAKFTISFNGIIEKIEMGPLSALASRNISRSSPNDRIHAYNYLQNCLSILFHEGIVGRNVEETFINALEGIFDALHLPEVEEKAESFVRTLGKAVFAEEIRRTQAREAGTRPLPSVLLSSYLDAFPHALARDQQDQANKARTVIFSIVCDLVASNGRSNVVSHELMMILHQIANRFTALCLDDSWTRKSAGCNGIKIMAQTPDLGAKWITDRELDIYRTLLHILKDLPSEVPRDVGEVIDVLITCIRISNTHADFQGDGATHAFNKLVHTVGIFFPELQSPNPLVRQAAQKCIGVLVEISGRPAVEMLTPHRDRMLMGIYTKPLRALPFSKQIGMIEAIRYCVSLDPPLVELNDELLRLLHETLALADADDAQLLGPRNLRQGGFEVIKLRVACIKLLTAAMPLTDFFSRQTQTRQRVTSVYFKSLYSPSPEVKDVAHEGLRMVLTHQSRLPKELLQTGLRPILMNLADPKRLSVPGLEGLARLLELLTNYFKVEIGHKLLDHFRIVADPQLLQESSKLSLADNEGITKLVRLANIFHLLPSAANIFLEPLVNAIVQTEAQMHFSTKSPFSEPLARYLDRYPAEGIDLFLRHLSYARHLRTLRSILQAKLAPNLLRELASRTPALVNRLRAGNERNVVTAILCLFDDISDLLPAWLIQNEYAIDAVIDTWHSNMPQAETFSNVATDISHRYSLMTSIFTKALRQSPRIDLLFEIISIYTMDLGIDIIATTKFLYEHVALSEDSIFKRNLLMRFVTWFSDPSFTFSQKAYCIRYIISPTLLIQAKRPGQTCALIDSDFVDWMHKTIWQPMNDLSAFQDAGDYFRIEVLHLTTILVQFYPNLLDDVRKDVMRYAWSYITTNDDIIIKQTSYLLAARFFAVFPTPQKFILRAWTGLLRMNHLEGRISLRQEALAVLAPTLPKSEGNEPPGHPAWAITTRRLLAEESSATMMTIYHLITKQSQLFFPVRSLFVPHIASSLNKLGMLPSSTLEMRILSIDVLQVIFNWEEQSKQAAKSNVVQSDPHADDATWSTPLTLRENMVSYLVRLSTIPHDQPARAALLPKALSLLHLIVGPNGWNDVTVGLRFFSRVLENDIPTDNANSIAQALSAAKVLQVVAAEQPDSWYTTNAVILQKLIRKGLLVEEHNMHDVLRPIFDKLVRLYPLPKEEDEPHGEMSDFHNFIYTSIQDGLRNSSSLPGILGMLKSVVEVVPERIEPFSQLLMKLLSKLTKDHIHANTAAVGYDTNVRSVTTILDICQLSVAFLGDQRRWLLSTLCVFVDKSKSIGLCRYILDLSRTWALHRQEAYPTMKEKATLLQKMTLYESRGDTIFHAYLELVYDIYTEPSLRRSDLTNRLEQSFLLGCRAKDSVLRERFMDLFDMSVPRSLFGRLTYILGVQNWDAIADHNWIYLALYLILGAADVNLTSNLDRRPLSNASSVMISRPQMQDIIRPAQRLLFLDPQTAHDTWVSVFPAIWSCLTRREQSEITNHMVILLSKDYHIKQASLRPNVVQTLLTGIHACSTPMTLPPHLVKYLAKTYGAWHIGLEILEKSLDYTKDDDLTITDHIYDSLADVYAELAEEDMFYGLWRKRSIRIETNIGLAFEQAGMWEQAAQTYELAQSRVRAGTIPFSETEFCLWEDQWVLAAQKLQHWDVLYDFAKGEANQELTLECSWRIKDWNDQKEALEAQINLLPEIPTPRRRVFEAYMALLKQPAALDKNVEFTKFLEDAMQLSLRKWVGLPQHLSVAHIPLLQHFQQFVELQEAVQIFGSLSQTNAQNLEKKSSELKMVLQAWRERLPNIYDDINIWSDLVAWRQNVFSSINNAYMPLISTSNHAGANNANTFGYRGYHETAWIINRFAHVARKHELLDVCFNALTKIYTLPNIEISEAFLKLREQARAHYQKPNDLQAGLEVINNTNLMFFSTAQKAEFYTLKGMFFSRMLRPEDATLAFGQAVQLDIVQPKAWAEWGRFSDHLFKDNPSDLGQAANAVSCYMQAAGLYKSGKCRPLLARILWLLSLDDSASTISRAFDTYKGEAAYWFWITLIPQLCTSLSYREWKQARYLLLNLARHYPQAIFYHLRTTREEMQLMKKAFAARAAAQAAAAESSRRLNPEHQANDPMHSSASAPTNTPASVAPDSATIPMPMPPNLSDPSSQPRQASEHVDEILQTLKTSFPLLILSLETMVDQIQHKFKPNAEEEVYRNICMLLSDAVQNYVIRINSPEDDGQLTANTVATLTRMFINLPAFVKKEYEEDFITNKPTHYEYIQRLQAWRDKFEGTFDNRPRIQPLVVLSHYLTEFQYSKIDEIEVPGQYTEDKDSNQYFVRIQKFAPKFENIRSNGSCFKRLTIHGSDNSKTSFTVQLPCNRQYRREDKVIQMLRTFNGALARNKESRKRNLTFHLPAAISCSPNVRLYQTDSSYISLGEIYDLHCEERGFSREEPILFVGENVRKVLRDYRQQHSKKQPSKVEYVTLKKDSCDEVSSKMVPDDVLANYMARSMSAPDELWRMRKQFALQIASCSFMTYLFCLASRHPARFQISRSTGLIAMTELLPATHASHPLFATNDVVPFRLTPNMQNFLGPIFTEGLLAPGIMAIGRSLTEPEFDLEQQLCLLSRDEVSLWFQQRSRGVVVDNQFRMHVNAHVDNIVKRAESLACKLEREQALSGNISNVTTPVVTTVTGLISTATNPLQLAKMGELYQPWF, from the exons ATGGCCGCTCCTTCACAAATGGAACAAACCTCCAGCAGCGTAGCATCTGCTGCTACGTCTGATCTGGATATCAGGATGTCTCGCATCGCAGATCCAAACATTG AGCTTCGTGTGAGGCACAATGTAGCTTGCGAAATTCGGGAAATTCTTGACACTATGCGAGATTCCGACTCTGCACGCAGCCTACCACGCCTCGTTCGACCACTACTCGACTTGCTACGGTCGGGAGAGCCCTCATTCCAGAAGGAGTCATCGGAATATCAGTTTCGTCGCGTGCAGTTCGAAATCCTTAACCGTCTCCCTGTAAACGAAGCTTTCAGAAGCCTCGTGCCACCTATGTTCAGCTGTATGCTTCATATCTTACGACACGACAACGAAGAAAACGGAGTAAACGCCTGCAAGACCATGGTCGATCTAATCCGCAACTACAGAGTCGTTACTGAAGACAGCTTGACGGAATTCGTCTCGATCTTTCAAGACGCTTTGAGAAGTATGAAAGACCTGGTAGCTGaatatcttcaagaagacTCCGCTCTAGTCGACAGTAATGTCAGTTTACCCGCTTCCCGAAGCTTTAAAGCATTAGGAGAGATGGGTATGGTGATGGTTATAATGTCGCAAGTACATCGAAACCTTGTGGTATCAAATCTTCAGTCGACTACGACACATGCTTTCGAAATGTTAGCATTGGAATCGCCCGTTCAAAACCAAGCCAGAGTAAATTATGAAGCCATGGGTGGGATATGGGCAGGAATGTCTCCGGatattaaaaatatgagCATGTATCATGACTTGATTCAAGCACAAATAAAG ATGTTGTCGTATCTGGCATATGTGATGCGCTTCCCTGGAGAGCTCGCAGACTCCTACGGGGAAACTCTCATTCTTAGCGCATTGCGTCTTCTACAAGACTGTCCCTCCAACGGTATTGCAATGCGAAAG GAATTAATGGTAGTGTTCCGCCACTTGATGGGGACGCCTCATAGGCGAGCTTTATTTAATAGTCTAGACAAACTTTTCGATGAAAAGGTCTTATTGGGCACAGCGGTGGCTAGTCAAGAAGCTCTGCG CACCACAGTCTACACCGCAGTGGCCGACCTCGTTCATCATGTAAAAAACGACTTGACTGCTTCGCAGCTTGAACGAATAGTGCATGTCTACTCGTCCATGATGCACAATCCGGCTTTTGGATATAATCTGCATACTCTTTTTGCGAAGATGATGTTTGGGCTGGCAGACGTAATTGTTGCGAAGGAAACATCTCAAGGAGCTGCTCGGTTGCTTGAAACTATGTTTGAAACATGTTTAGAAAAGCTAGAAGGACTTTGTGTTGTGCAGGCAGATGTTTCTGGATTATTGGAAAGGAACAAACAGAAAGATTCCATTGTTGACCAGTGGCCCGACGTTACCATCATTGAAAAAGCTAGGCCCATTGGTGGTGCAGTCAATTATATCGAAAAGCCGGAGGATATACTAGTCGGCAA GATGGTTTTCAGAACACTCCTTCATGGTTTCCGTGTATGCCTCAATTCTTTGAAAAAATGCGATGCCCCACCTCCAGACGGTACCCTTATTTTCCGCTTCTTCGAGGCATCTATACGTTGCATGTCTTTATTTGAATCGGATCCCCGGGTTCCAGAACAAAATGAACCAATCGATTGGTTCGGTCATGCTCTGACAGAAGTCAATTTACATGTTTTCCAAGAAGTGTGGACGCATAAAATTGAATTCTTTTTCGAACGTGCTCAAAAGCGTATCATGTTGCTAAATGTCTGCCAATTTCTGTTTTCACGCGATACCACTTCGGCTACCTTGTTGGCCATTGTTCTTCGATTTTTGGTCGATCGTCTCCCACTTTTAGGAGATCATGATGATCTTACTGCGGCAGCGACAATACGTTTGTATAAAATGGCTTTTGGGGCCGTATCAGCACATCCTGTATCCAATGAAGAAATTCTTGCAGCGCACGTTAGCAAACTTCTTATGGATTGTTTTCCGCTTGCAGCAAAAGCTACCAAACCAGCAAATTATTTTCATCTACTTCGGGCGCTTTTCCGAGCTATAGGTGTGGGTGGTGGCCGATACGAAAAACTTTACAATGCTGTCGTTCCACTTTTGCCGGACATGCTGGAGAGCCTCAATAGACAACTTTTAGCTACAGACGGACAAACACGAGATATGATTGTTGAGCTTTGTCTTACAGTCCCTTTGCGTCTCACACACTTGCTCCCTCACCTCACCTATCTCATGCAACCCCTTGCGTTGGCTTTGAGAGGCAATCCTGACCTTGTATCGCAAGGTTTGCGTACCTTGGAACTGTGCATTGACAATCTCACTCCCGATTTTCTGGACCCGACGCTTAGCACTGTCCTTCGCGATTTAATGGAAGCGTTATTCAATCATTTAAAACCTTTGCCTGCCCCACACCACCCAGCTCACACAACAATCCGGATATTGGGTAAATTAGGCGGTCGAAATAGACGCCTTCTCAACAAAGAGCCCGCATTAACTTATCGACATCATTCCGAATCCGCGAAGTTTACCATTTCATTCAATGGCATTATCGAAAAAATTGAGATGGGCCCCTTATCGGCACTCGCTTCACGGAACATTAGCAGATCATCGCCAAACGATCGCATCCATGCATATAACTATTTACAAAATTGCTTGTCAATTTTGTTTCATGAG GGAATCGTTGGTCGTAATGTCGAGGAAACATTTATCAACGCCTTGGAAGGCATATTCGATGCATTACACCTCCCTGAAGTGGAAGAAAAAGCCGAGTCTTTTGTACGAACCCTCGGTAAAGCCGTTTTCGCAGAAGAAATACGTCGTACACAAGCTCGAGAGGCCGGTACACGACCTCTTCCCAGTGTACTGTTGTCTTCTTATCTGGATGCGTTTCCCCACGCGCTTGCGCGCGACCAACAAGACCAAGCAAACAAAGCTCGAACTGTTATTTTTTCCATTGTGTGCGATCTTGTGGCTTCGAATGGTCGGTCGAACGTGGTATCACATGAGCTCATGATGATCTTACATCAAATTGCCAATCGATTCACTGCATTATGTCTCGATGATTCATGGACGAGAAAAAGTGCTGGCTGCAATGGCATCAAAATTATGGCACAAACACCTGACTTGGGGGCTAAATGGATTACGGATCGTGAATTGGATATCTATCGTACTTTGCTCCATATCTTGAAGGACCTGCCGTCTGAAGTTCCCCGGGATGTAGGTGAAGTGATAGACGTTCTCATTACCTGCATCCGAATCAGCAATACGCACGCTGATTTTCAGGGAGACGGGGCAACGCATGCGTTCAATAAATTGGTGCATACAGTTGGAATATTTTTCCCGGAACTGCAAAGTCCCAACCCTCTGGTTCGTCAAGCTGCCCAAAAATGTATCGGGGTTTTAGTTGAGATCAGTGGTAGGCCGGCAGTTGAAATGCTCACACCCCACAGGGATCGTATGCTGATGGGAATTTACACCAAACCTCTTCGTGCTCTACCATTTTCGAAGCAAATCGGCATGATTGAAGCTATTCGCTACTGTGTAAGCTTGGATCCCCCATTAGTGGAGTTGAACGATGAACTACTTCGCCTTTTACATGAAACATTGGCTCTGGCTGATGCTGACGATGCACAACTTCTCGGTCCCCGCAACCTTCGCCAAGGAGGCTTTGAAGTGATTAAGCTCAGAGTTGCCTGTATAAAGTTATTAACGGCAGCAATGCCTCTCACTGATTTCTTTTCCCGGCAAACTCAAACGCGTCAGAG AGTGACCAGTGTTTATTTCAAGTCGCTTTACTCCCCTTCTCCTGAAGTTAAAGATGTGGCCCACGAAGGTCTTCGAATGGTGCTGACGCATCAAAGTCGACTACCGAAGGAACTGCTCCAAACAGGCCTCCGGCCCATTTTGATGAATCTGGCGGATCCTAAGCGCCTCTCAGTTCCGGGCCTCGAGGGGCTGGCTCGGCTTCTGGAGCTTTTGACCAATTACTTCAAGGTCGAGATCGGTCACAAACTCCTCGACCATTTTCGCATTGTTGCCGATCCTCAGTTATTGCAAGAGTCATCCAAACTTTCACTAGCAGACAACGAAGGTATCACTAAACTCGTTCGGTTGGCCAACATCTTTCATCTCCTCCCGTCTGCTGCCAACATATTTTTGGAACCGCTTGTCAACGCAATTGTGCAAACAGAAGCTCAGATGCACTTTTCGACCAAGAGTCCATTTTCAGAACCATTGGCGCGATATCTCGATCGGTATCCTGCTGAGGGGATTGATTTGTTTTTGAGACATTTATCCTATGCGCGACATCTTCGAACATTACGCAGTATATTGCAGGCAAAGTTAGCACCTAATCTTCTTCGCGAATTGGCATCGCGAACACCAGCCCTGGTTAACCGGTTGCGCGCgggaaatgaaaggaatgTGGTAACAGCCATTTTATGCCTGTTTGATGATATCAGCGACCTCCTTCCTGCATGGCTTATTCAAAATGAATATGCTATCGATGCTGTGATTGATACTTGGCACTCGAACATGCCACAAGCTGAAACTTTTTCAAATGTTGCAACTGATATATCCCACCGCTACTCTTTAATGACTTCCATATTTACCAAAGCTCTTAGGCAGTCACCTCGTATCGACCTACTATTCGAGATCATATCCATTTACACCATGGATCTAGGGATCGATATTATCGCTACCACCAAATTTCTCTACGAACATGTCGCACTGAGTGAAGACAGTATATTCAAACGAAATTTGCTAATGCGCTTTGTAACCTGGTTCTCTGATCCCAGCTTCACATTTTCACAGAAGGCTTACTGTATCCGCTATATCATATCTCCGACTCTATTAATTCAAGCCAAGCGTCCCGGTCAAACATGTGCTCTTATTGACTCGGATTTTGTTGATTGGATGCACAAAACAATTTGGCAACCTATGAACGACCTTTCCGCCTTCCAAGACGCCGGAGACTACTTCAGGATAGAAGTTCTTCACCTGACTACTATCCTCGTTCAATTCTATCCAAACCttctcgatgatgttcgaaAAGATGTCATGAGATACGCATGGTCATACATCACAACCAACGACGACATTATAATCAAGCAAACGTCCTATCTTCTTGCTGCACGTTTTTTCGCGGTATTTCCTACCCCACAAAAATTTATTCTTCGTGCTTGGACCGGACTTTTGAGGATGAATCACCTTGAAGGCCGTATATCTCTTCGTCAAGAAGCTTTAGCAGTCTTAGCTCCTACTCTCCCCAAATCTGAAGGTAATGAGCCACCTGGTCATCCAGCTTGGGCAATAACTACCAGGAGGTTGCTGGCCGAGGAAAGTTCTGCAACAATGATGACCATCTATCATCTCATCACCAAACAATCCCAACTTTTCTTCCCAGTTCGATCACTCTTTGTTCCGCACATTGCCAGCTCTCTCAATAAGTTAGGCATGCTGCCTAGTTCGACTTTAGAGATGCGTATCCTTTCTATTGATGTGCTGCAGGTGATATTCAACTGGGAGGAACAATCGAAGCAAGCAGCAAAGTCCAACGTAGTTCAATCCGATCCTCACGCGGACGACGCAACTTGGTCAACACCTTTAACACTACGTGAAAATATGGTTAGCTACCTTGTACGGCTCTCTACCATTCCCCATGACCAGCCTGCTAGAGCCGCGCTACTTCCAAAAGCACTCTCGCTTCTTCACCTAATTGTCGGGCCAAACGGGTGGAACGATGTCACCGTTGGATTGCGTTTCTTCTCGAGGGTTCTAGAG AATGATATTCCGACCGACAACGCTAATTCCATTGCACAAGCTTTGTCTGCGGCGAAAGTTCTTCAAGTCGTCGCTGCCGAGCAACCCGATTCATGGTATACGACGAATGCTGTGATACTTCAAAAACTCATTCGCAAGGGGTTGTTAGTCGAAGAGCATAACATGCATGATGTTTTACGCCCTATCTTCGACAAACTTGTCCGGCTGTATCCTTTGccaaaagaagaagacgaaccCCATGGGGAGATGTCAGACTTTCACAACTTTATATACACCTCCATTCAAGATGGCCTTCGcaattcatcttcattgCCAGGTATTCTTGGGATGCTCAAATCGGTTGTTGAAGTTGTTCCAGAGAGAATAGAACCTTTTAGTCAACTCCTCATGAAATTGCTCAGCAAACTCACCAAAGACCATATTCATGCCAAcactgctgctgttgggTATGACACGAATGTTCGTTCGGTGACCACCATCCTTGATATATGCCAACTGTCTGTTGCTTTCTTAGGAGACCAGCGACGTTGGCTTTTGAGCACCCTTTGTGTTTTCGTAGACAAATCAAAGAGCATAGGCTTGTGTCGATACATCCTCGACCTTTCAAGGACCTGGGCACTTCATCGCCAGGAAGCTTATCCAacaatgaaagaaaaggcgACACTTCTTCAAAAGATGACTTTATATGAATCACGCGGGGATACAATATTCCATGCCTATCTGGAACTCGTCTATGACATCTACACGGAACCTTCCCTTCGACGCAGTGACCTAACAAATCGCCTTGAACAATCATTTTTACTAGGTTGTCGGGCGAAGGATTCTGTACTACGGGAGCGATTCATGGACCTTTTCGATATGAGTGTACCGCGATCGCTTTTTGGGAGGTTGACCTATATCTTGGGCGTGCAAAATTGGGATGCCATTGCTGACCACAATTGGATATACTTAGCGCTCTACCTGATCCTTGGAGCCGCAGATGTGAATTTGACTTCCAATCTTGACCGCCGACCTTTGTCCAACGCATCATCTGTCATGATAAGCAGACCTCAAATGCAAGACATCATTCGTCCTGCTCAAAGATTGTTGTTCCTGGACCCACAAACGGCTCACGATACATGGGTCTCCGTATTTCCTGCCATATGGTCTTGTTTAACAAGGAGAGAACAATCAGAAATCACAAACCACATGGTCATTTTACTCAGCAAAGACTATCACATCAAGCAGGCTTCTTTGCGCCCGAATGTCGTTCAAACCCTCCTTACTGGCATTCATGCCTGTTCTACTCCAATGACTCTGCCTCCGCATCTTGTGAAATACCTTGCAAAGACCTATGGAGCTTGGCACATCGGCTTGGAAATCTTGGAAAAATCGTTGGACTATACAAAAGATGACGATCTGACCATAACAGATCACATCTACGATTCTCTAGCGGATGTTTATGCTGAACTTGCGGAAGAGGATATGTTCTACGGATTATGGCGGAAACGATCGATACGAATTGAAACCAATATTGGCCTGGCTTTCGAACAAGCTGGAATGTGGGAACAAGCTGCGCAGACGTATGAACTAGCCCAGAGTCGGGTGCGAGCTGGCACCATTCCATTCTCAGAAACCGAGTTCTGCCTGTGGGAAGATCAGTGGGTACTTGCTGCCCAAAAGCTTCAACATTGGGATGTGTTATACGACTTTGCCAAAGGTGAAGCAAATCAAGAGTTGACTCTGGAGTGTTCCTGGAGGATTAAAGATTGGAACGACCAGAAGGAAGCTCTAGAGGCCCAaatcaaccttcttcctGAAATCCCTACTCCAAGGAGAAGAGTATTTGAGGCGTATATGGCTTTGCTTAAACAACCGGCTGCATTGGATAAGAATGTTGAATTTACAAAGTTCCTGGAAGACGCCATGCAGCTCTCTCTACGCAAATGGGTTGGATTGCCTCAACACCTCTCAGTCGCCCACATACCACTTCTTCAACATTTTCAACAATTTGTAGAGCTTCAAGAGGCTGTACAGATCTTTGGATCTTTGTCACAGACAAATGCTCAGAACTTGGAGAAAAAGTCTTCTGAGCTCAAGATGGTTCTTCAAGCCTGGCGTGAAAGGCTACCGAATATATATGATGATATCAACATCTGGAGCGACCTTGTTGCGTGGAGGCAAAACGTATTCAGCTCAATTAACAATGCGTATATGCCACTGATTAGCACTTCTAACCACGCGGGCGCCAACAATGCCAATACATTTGGTTATCGGGGCTATCACGAAACTGCATGGATAATCAACCGTTTCGCTCATGTCGCTCGAAAGCATGAGTTACTCGACGTCTGTTTCAATGCTCTCACAAAAATATATACCTTGCCGAATATCGAAATTTCGGAAGCGTTTTTGAAGCTCAGAGAACAGGCTAGAGCTCATTACCAAAAGCCTAACGACCTACAAGCAGGTTTGGAAGTTATAAACAATACAAATCTTATGTTCTTCTCGACGGCACAGAAAGCCGAGTTTTATACCTTGAAAGGGATGTTTTTCTCGCGTATGCTACGCCCCGAAGATGCTACCCTCGCATTCGGTCAAGCCGTACAACTCGATATCGTGCAGCCAAAAGCCTGGGCGGAATGGGGCCGATTCAGTGACCATCTGTTTAAAGACAATCCTTCCGACCTCGGCCAGGCTGCAAATGCGGTCAGTTGTTATATGCAGGCCGCTGGTTTGTATAAAAGTGGGAAGTGCAGACCCTTACTGGCGCGAATTTTATGGCTTCTGAGTTTGGATGATTCAGCATCGACAATATCTCGGGCCTTCGACACATACAAAGGAGAAGCGGCGTATTGGTTTTGGATTACTCTTATTCCGCAACTCTGCACGTCGTTGTCATACCGTGAATGGAAGCAAGCTCGGTATCTTCTTTTGAATTTAGCGAGACATTACCCTCAG GCAATCTTCTATCATTTGCGGACTACAAGGGAGGAAATGCAACTTATGAAGAAAGCCTTCGCTGCTCGTGCCGCCGCTCAAGCTGCTGCCGCCGAATCTTCTCGACGACTAAATCCCGAGCATCAAGCAAACGACCCTATGCACTCTAGTGCCTCTGCACCAACCAACACACCGGCATCCGTTGCTCCCGATTCTGCGACCATTCCAATGCCTATGCCTCCCAATCTTTCGGACCCGTCATCACAGCCTCGACAAGCTTCTGAACATGTAGATGAAATTTTACAAACTTTAAAGACCTCTTTTCCCTTGTTGATTCTTAGCCTGGAAACAATGGTGGATCAAATCCAGCACAAGTTCAAACCTAatgccgaagaagaagtgTATCGAAATATTTGCATGTTGCTTTCTGATGCTGTTCAA AATTATGTTATTCGCATCAATTCTCCTGAAGACGATGGCCAACTCACTGCTAACACAGTCGCCACATTGACGCGGATGTTTATAAATCTTCCCGCTTTCGTCAAG AAGGAGTACGAGGAAGACTTTATAACAAATAAACCCACACATTACGAATATATCCAACGTCTCCAAGCATGGCGAGATAAATTTGAAGGGACCTTCGACAACAGACCTCGCATCCAACCATTGGTCGTTCTCAGCCACTATCTTACGGAATTTCAGTACAGCAAAATTGATGAAATTGAGGTTCCTGGTCAATATACTGAG GATAAGGATTCCAATCAATATTTTGTCAGAATCCAGAAATTTGCCCCCAAGTTCGAAAATATCCGTTCAAATGGAAGTTGTTTCAAGAGACTTACAATCCACGGAAGCGACAATTCAAAGACTTCTTTCACCGTTCAACTCCCCTGTAATCGACAATATCGTCGCGAAGACAAGGTGATTCAAATGCTCAGGACGTTTAATGG AGCACTGGCTAGAAACAAGGAGAGCAGGAAGCGTAACTTGACCTTTCATCTCCCTGCAGCCATTTCTTGTAGCCCGAACGTTCGTCTCTATCAAACTGATTCTTCTTACATATCCCTTGGCGAAATTTATGATCTGCATTGCGAAGAAAGGGGTTTTTCGAGGGAAGAACCTATCTTGTTTGTTGGCGAGAATGTTAGAAAGGTGCTGCGCGATTATCGTCAGCAGCATTCAAAGAAACAG CCAAGCAAAGTGGAATACGTTACTTTAAAGAAGGACTCATGCGACGAAGTGAGCAGCAAGATGGTGCCGGATGATGTACTTGCAAAC TACATGGCTCGCAGCATGTCTGCACCGGATGAACTGTGGCGCATGCGGAAACAATTTGCTTTACAGATTGCCTCATGCAGCTTCATGACCTATCTATTTTGTCTCGCGAGTCGCCATCCAGCGCGGTTCCAAATCTCACGTTCAACCGGCTTGATTGCCATGACAGAATTACTACCGG CAACTCATGCTTCACATCCTTTGTTTGCAACAAATGATGTTGTCCCCTTCCGTCTAACTCCTAATATGCAAAACTTTTTGGGACCAATCTTTACTGAGGGACTTCTTGCTCCTGGTATTATGGCAATTGGCAGATCGCTGACAGAACCAGAG TTTGATCTGGAACAACAATTATGTCTGTTGAGCAGGGACGAGGTGTCTCTCTGGTTTCAACAAAGAAGTCGGggtgtcgtcgtcgataatCAGTTTCGAATGCACGTAAATGCCCATGTCGATAACATTGTGAAAAGAGCTGAAAGCTTGGCTTGCAAGCTTGAAAGAGAACAG GCTCTCAGCGGAAACATATCAAATGTAACCACTCCTGTTGTAACTACGGTGACAGGCCTGATTTCCACTGCCACCAATCCATTACAATTAGCCAAAATGGGAGAATTGTATCAACCATGGTTTTGA